The Lasioglossum baleicum chromosome 12, iyLasBale1, whole genome shotgun sequence genome includes a region encoding these proteins:
- the LOC143214376 gene encoding uncharacterized protein LOC143214376 isoform X2 translates to MVRDTRTTKERFSRSSATIHRKMIQAPTILLLIGALVVGSGGASASASASAGAFALSGSDAFAGGVEVPGSDHSGHKGIRSYDGAGYANENQEDDGHGHRSGDSGPGGKTDRNGCPKCERKWEDDDYWEKEEDWQEPEEEDDDCDDGDDGQYRPEHHYGHKKRPGGSGKVQKVGAPGGEGQPWAGGPSGGSGPVKGAPTSGGSPSPGSPWNKPTTGQQPGQQPGQQPGQQPTQQPGTGWNGVPGSGPQPNQPAGGWNNKPQTGSPCSGAGQPGSSCSQGSSGVGPVKQAPLPGIPAPTYQSPATNPQGSPAGCTPGAYGNCGNNPDGQSGPQGTPAGSPYGGSNSGQPGSPSSPWNSGNPKAPGSPSPTGNPSSPWNSGNPKAPGSPSPTGNPSSPWNSGNPSSPWNSGNPKAPGAPSPTGNPSSPWNSGNPSSPWNSGNPKAPGAPSPTGNQPQNDANANAGSNAYAGTSPTGPAPGHGPNAGQGPGSSPAPTYNPHSGDNKPDSGSGTQWPGSQTGKPTPDHGGYNPANGKGRGKPNHGKPKPSDDEESKIFHINVIPAPGSPTGVRPHGTTKAPYGGTGTTKPTFGNGPLETAHQPNLYGQPTTQKPSYQPGPHDGTGTTKLGPFGGTTKSPNQPGPYGGTTKQPYQPGPYGGPETKPGQNPYQPGLHDGTTKPAYQPGPHDGTEPTNQPCQPGSYGGSCPTKQPYQPGPYNGPGTQPGQNPYQPGPHAGTTKPAYQPGPHDGTGPTSQPCQPGSHGGSCPTKQPYQPGPYNGPGTQPGQNPYQPGPQDGAGTPNQPYQPGSHDGTGPPNQPCQPGSDGGSCPTQPHQPGPYNGPATQPGQNPFQSGPQDGRGPTKQPYQPGQSPFQPGPQDGTGPSKQPYQPGPFGGPGTKPGQNPFQPGPQDGTGPSKQPYQPGQNPFQPGSQDGTGPSKQPYQPGQNPFQSGPQDGTGPSKQPYQPGPFGGPGTKPGQNPFQPGPQDGTGPSKQPYQPGPFGGPGTKPGQNPFQPGPQDGTGPSKQPYQPGQNPFQPGSQDGTGPSKQPYQPGQNPFQSGPQDGTGPSKQPYQPGSFGGPGTKPGQNPFQPGPQDGTGPSKQPYQPGPFGGPGTKPGQNPFQPGPQDGTGPSKQPYQPGPFGGPGTRPGQNTDTQKPLSEHPSGGPGGCSGQSCESGSGSGCSASPDQKKPCGSGSGCSGSPDQKSPCDQGGSTGIDKVLGPLGDGSPNDLSQNTQGVFPGGSGPTVGGSSGQGCGYGGCKPGSSTPGDHGAPGSYAENPFLSGKVSAPVGGDSQPEITTKPIGLGNPFLGGAVAISGAGSWSNSVGKHEFPPGGDAPKPIVKETNPFFGPGAGFSPSSAGNSAPAGTLPGHQGPAGSPGGAGSPNFNGAGHPGGTGSYYPQPGGNSGLNDDQQQHQHPLATIRGSGSGGGVGVGPGSFGATPGGGAGFGAGAGGGAGFGTGAGGGAGFGAAPGGGVGFGGAFAGAFSNAQSSAGAGAQPGLGLANGGGWSGSNAASHAGSGAWASSGASAYASSNAGSWSGGVKG, encoded by the exons ATGGTCCGAGACACGCGGACCACGAAGGAACGATTCAGCCGATCGTCCGCGACGATTCATCGCAAGATGATCCAGGCCCCAACGATTCTCCTGCTGATCGGTGCACTGGTCGTCGGATCTG GCGGTGCATCCGCATCCGCATCGGCGAGTGCAGGAGCGTTCGCATTGAGCGGTTCTGACGCATTCGCCGGCGGCGTGGAGGTTCCCGGAAGTGATCACAGCGGCCACAAAGGTATTCGCAGCTACGACGGAGCCGGATACGCGAACGAGAACCAGGAAGACGATGGCCATGGTCATCGTTCCGGTGATTCCGGACCTGGGGGCAAGACAGACCGGAACGGATGTCCCAAGTGCGAGAGGAAGTGGGAGGACGACGATTACTGGGAGAAAGAGGAGGACTGGCAGGAGCCGGAAGAGGAAGACGATGACTGCGACGACGGAGACGACGGACAGTACAGGCCGGAGCATCATTACGGTCACAAGAAGAGGCCTGGTGGATCTGGAAAAGTGCAGAAAGTCGGTGCACCAGGTGGAGAAGGACAACCGTGGGCTGGAGGTCCTTCTGGCGGCTCGGGACCAGTTAAAGGTGCCCCTACGAGCGGTGGAAGCCCTTCACCGGGTTCCCCATGGAACAAACCAACGACTGGACAACAGCCTGGACAGCAGCCTGGACAACAGCCTGGTCAACAACCGACTCAGCAGCCCGGGACTGGATGGAACGGTGTACCTGGAAGTGGCCCTCAGCCGAATCAACCCGCCGGAGGCTGGAACAATAAGCCCCAAACTGGTTCTCCATGCTCCGGTGCTGGTCAACCTGGCTCGAGCTGTAGTCAAG GCTCCAGCGGCGTTGGCCCCGTGAAGCAAGCGCCTCTGCCTGGTATACCAGCACCTACTTATCAGAGTCCTGCGACTAATCCTCAAGGATCGCCGGCTGGATGCACTCCCGGTGCTTACGGCAATTGTGGAAATAATCCTGATGGTCAATCTGGACCTCAAGGAACTCCTGCCGGCTCTCCGTACGGTGGATCAAATTCTGGACAACCAGGAAGTCCGAGCAGTCCTTGGAATTCAGGAAATCCGAAAGCTCCAGGCTCTCCAAGCCCTACAGGAAATCCGAGCAGTCCTTGGAATTCAGGAAATCCGAAAGCTCCAGGCTCTCCAAGCCCTACAGGAAATCCGAGCAGTCCTTGGAATTCAGGAAATCCGAGCAGTCCTTGGAATTCAGGAAATCCGAAAGCTCCAGGCGCTCCGAGCCCTACAGGAAATCCGAGCAGTCCTTGGAATTCAGGAAATCCGAGCAGTCCTTGGAATTCAGGAAATCCGAAAGCTCCAGGCGCTCCAAGCCCTACAGGAAATCAGCCACAGAACGACGCAAACGCGAACGCTGGCTCCAATGCTTATGCAGGAACGTCTCCTACAGGACCAGCTCCTGGACATGGACCGAATGCAGGACAAGGTCCCGGATCTAGCCCCGCGCCGACGTATAACCCACATTCTGGAGACAACAAACCAGATTCAGGTAGCGGGACACAGTGGCCTGGATCGCAAACTGGCAAACCGACCCCTGATCACGGAGGTTACAACCCGGCGAATGGAAAAGGACGAGGCAAACCGAATCACGGCAAGCCTAAACCTTCTGATGATGAAGAGAGCAAGATATTTCACATCAACGTGATTCCTGCACCAGGTAGTCCAACTGGCGTCAGACCCCATGGCACCACGAAGGCACCGTACGGTGGAACAGGTACAACAAAACCTACATTTGGCAATGGACCCTTGGAAACCGCACATCAACCGAACCTGTATGGTCAACCAACCACACAGAAACCTTCCTATCAGCCAGGACCTCATGACGGAACTGGAACTACAAAACTTGGGCCGTTCGGAGGTACTACGAAGTCTCCTAACCAACCGGGCCCTTACGGAGGAACCACAAAGCAACCCTATCAACCTGGTCCCTACGGTGGCCCTGAAACAAAGCCTGGTCAAAATCCTTATCAACCGGGACTACATGATGGAACTACAAAGCCAGCTTACCAACCAGGACCTCACGATGGAACAGAACCCACGAATCAGCCCTGTCAACCTGGATCTTACGGAGGATCATGCCCCACGAAGCAGCCCTATCAACCTGGTCCCTATAATGGCCCTGGAACACAACCTGGTCAAAATCCTTATCAACCTGGACCACATGCTGGAACAACAAAGCCAGCTTACCAACCAGGACCTCACGATGGAACAGGACCAACGAGTCAGCCCTGTCAACCTGGATCTCATGGTGGATCATGCCCCACGAAGCAGCCTTATCAACCTGGTCCCTATAATGGCCCTGGAACACAACCTGGTCAAAATCCTTATCAGCCAGGACCTCAGGATGGAGCAGGAACGCCAAACCAACCATATCAACCTGGATCTCACGATGGAACAGGACCCCCGAACCAGCCCTGTCAACCTGGATCTGACGGTGGATCATGCCCCACACAGCCGCATCAACCTGGTCCCTATAATGGCCCTGCAACACAACCTGGTCAAAATCCTTTCCAATCTGGACCTCAAGATGGCAGAGGCCCTACCAAGCAGCCCTATCAACCAGGTCAAAGTCCTTTCCAACCTGGACCTCAAGATGGAACAGGCCCCAGCAAGCAACCCTATCAACCCGGTCCCTTCGGTGGCCCAGGAACAAAGCCTGGTCAAAATCCTTTCCAACCTGGACCTCAAGATGGAACAGGCCCTAGCAAGCAGCCCTATCAACCAGGACAAAATCCTTTCCAACCTGGATCTCAAGATGGAACAGGCCCTAGCAAGCAGCCCTATCAACCAGGACAAAATCCTTTCCAATCTGGACCTCAAGATGGAACCGGCCCTAGCAAGCAGCCCTATCAACCAGGTCCCTTCGGAGGCCCTGGAACGAAGCCTGGTCAAAATCCTTTCCAACCTGGACCTCAAGATGGAACCGGCCCTAGCAAGCAGCCCTATCAACCAGGTCCCTTCGGAGGCCCTGGAACGAAGCCTGGTCAAAATCCTTTCCAACCTGGACCTCAAGATGGAACAGGCCCTAGCAAGCAGCCCTATCAACCAGGACAAAATCCTTTCCAACCTGGATCTCAAGATGGAACAGGCCCTAGCAAGCAGCCCTATCAACCAGGTCAAAATCCTTTCCAATCTGGACCTCAAGATGGAACCGGCCCTAGCAAGCAGCCCTATCAACCAGGTTCCTTCGGAGGCCCTGGAACGAAGCCTGGTCAAAATCCTTTCCAACCTGGACCTCAAGATGGAACCGGCCCCAGCAAGCAGCCCTATCAACCAGGTCCCTTCGGAGGCCCTGGAACGAAGCCTGGTCAAAATCCTTTCCAACCAGGACCTCAAGATGGAACAGGCCCCAGCAAGCAGCCCTACCAACCCGGTCCGTTTGGTGGCCCAGGAACGAGGCCTGGTCAGAATACTGACACCCAGAAACCTCTCAGCGAGCATCCTTCTGGCGGACCAGGTGGCTGTTCGGGTCAGTCTTGTGAAAGCGGAAGCGGAAGTGGATGCAGCGCGTCTCCAGATCAGAAGAAGCCTTGCGGAAGCGGTAGTGGATGCAGCGGGTCTCCGGATCAGAAAAGTCCTTGCGATCAAGGTGGTTCAACCGGTATAGACAAAGTTCTCGGTCCACTCGGCGACGGTAGCCCTAATGACCTTTCCCAGAATACACAGGGTGTATTCCCTGGAGGAAGTGGCCCTACTGTTGGAGGATCCAGTGGTCAAGGATGCGGTTACGGTGGCTGTAAACCTGGTTCATCAACACCTGGAGACCATGGTGCGCCTGGATCTTACGCGGAGAATCCTTTCTTGAGTGGAAAGGTGTCTGCCCCTGTCGGAG GCGACTCCCAACCGGAAATCACCACCAAGCCAATCGGCCTCGGCAACCCGTTCTTAGGCGGTGCAGTTGCAATTTCAGGTGCAGGATCCTGGTCAAATTCAGTCGGTAAACACGAATTCCCGCCGGGCGGAGACGCACCGAAGCCCATCGTCAAAGAGACGAACCCCTTCTTCGGGCCTGGAGCAGGATTTTCGCCAAGTAGCGCTGGAAACAGTGCACCTGCCGGTACGTTACCTGGGCATCAGGGCCCAGCAGGGTCACCTGGCGGAGCTGGTTCCCCTAATTTCAACGGCGCAGGGCATCCCGGTGGCACTGGATCCTACTATCCTCAGCCCGGTGGAAATTCTGGACTGAATGATGATCAACAGCAACATCAACATCCTCTAGCAACGATTCGTGGCTCTGGGAGCGGCGGCGGCGTCGGAGTTGGTCCCGGCAGCTTCGGAGCTACTCCAGGGGGCGGAGCCGGCTTTGGAGCGGGTGCAGGAGGCGGAGCTGGCTTTGGAACAGGTGCAGGAGGCGGAGCCGGCTTTGGGGCAGCTCCAGGGGGCGGAGTCGGCTTCGGTGGAGCGTTCGCCGGCGCGTTCAGCAACGCTCAATCCTCCGCAG GTGCAGGTGCACAGCCAGGTTTGGGCCTAGCCAATGGCGGAGGTTGGTCTGGGAGCAATGCTGCGAGTCACGCCGGAAGCGGAGCGTGGGCCTCGAGCGGGGCTTCCGCTTATGCGAGTAGCAACGCCGGCA GCTGGTCCGGCGGCGTCAAAGGATAA
- the LOC143214376 gene encoding uncharacterized protein LOC143214376 isoform X3, translating to MVRDTRTTKERFSRSSATIHRKMIQAPTILLLIGALVVGSGAYRTSSGAGSIAYSGASASASASAGAFALSGSDAFAGGVEVPGSDHSGHKGIRSYDGAGYANENQEDDGHGHRSGDSGPGGKTDRNGCPKCERKWEDDDYWEKEEDWQEPEEEDDDCDDGDDGQYRPEHHYGHKKRPGGSGKVQKVGAPGGEGQPWAGGPSGGSGPVKGAPTSGGSPSPGSPWNKPTTGQQPGQQPGQQPGQQPTQQPGTGWNGVPGSGPQPNQPAGGWNNKPQTGSPCSGAGQPGSSCSQGSSGVGPVKQAPLPGIPAPTYQSPATNPQGSPAGCTPGAYGNCGNNPDGQSGPQGTPAGSPYGGSNSGQPGSPSSPWNSGNPKAPGSPSPTGNPSSPWNSGNPKAPGAPSPTGNQPQNDANANAGSNAYAGTSPTGPAPGHGPNAGQGPGSSPAPTYNPHSGDNKPDSGSGTQWPGSQTGKPTPDHGGYNPANGKGRGKPNHGKPKPSDDEESKIFHINVIPAPGSPTGVRPHGTTKAPYGGTGTTKPTFGNGPLETAHQPNLYGQPTTQKPSYQPGPHDGTGTTKLGPFGGTTKSPNQPGPYGGTTKQPYQPGPYGGPETKPGQNPYQPGLHDGTTKPAYQPGPHDGTEPTNQPCQPGSYGGSCPTKQPYQPGPYNGPGTQPGQNPYQPGPHAGTTKPAYQPGPHDGTGPTSQPCQPGSHGGSCPTKQPYQPGPYNGPGTQPGQNPYQPGPQDGAGTPNQPYQPGSHDGTGPPNQPCQPGSDGGSCPTQPHQPGPYNGPATQPGQNPFQSGPQDGRGPTKQPYQPGQSPFQPGPQDGTGPSKQPYQPGPFGGPGTKPGQNPFQPGPQDGTGPSKQPYQPGQNPFQPGSQDGTGPSKQPYQPGQNPFQSGPQDGTGPSKQPYQPGPFGGPGTKPGQNPFQPGPQDGTGPSKQPYQPGPFGGPGTKPGQNPFQPGPQDGTGPSKQPYQPGQNPFQPGSQDGTGPSKQPYQPGQNPFQSGPQDGTGPSKQPYQPGSFGGPGTKPGQNPFQPGPQDGTGPSKQPYQPGPFGGPGTKPGQNPFQPGPQDGTGPSKQPYQPGPFGGPGTRPGQNTDTQKPLSEHPSGGPGGCSGQSCESGSGSGCSASPDQKKPCGSGSGCSGSPDQKSPCDQGGSTGIDKVLGPLGDGSPNDLSQNTQGVFPGGSGPTVGGSSGQGCGYGGCKPGSSTPGDHGAPGSYAENPFLSGKVSAPVGGDSQPEITTKPIGLGNPFLGGAVAISGAGSWSNSVGKHEFPPGGDAPKPIVKETNPFFGPGAGFSPSSAGNSAPAGTLPGHQGPAGSPGGAGSPNFNGAGHPGGTGSYYPQPGGNSGLNDDQQQHQHPLATIRGSGSGGGVGVGPGSFGATPGGGAGFGAGAGGGAGFGTGAGGGAGFGAAPGGGVGFGGAFAGAFSNAQSSAGAGAQPGLGLANGGGWSGSNAASHAGSGAWASSGASAYASSNAGSWSGGVKG from the exons ATGGTCCGAGACACGCGGACCACGAAGGAACGATTCAGCCGATCGTCCGCGACGATTCATCGCAAGATGATCCAGGCCCCAACGATTCTCCTGCTGATCGGTGCACTGGTCGTCGGATCTG GAGCCTACAGGACCAGCTCCGGCGCCGGCAGCATCGCCTATA GCGGTGCATCCGCATCCGCATCGGCGAGTGCAGGAGCGTTCGCATTGAGCGGTTCTGACGCATTCGCCGGCGGCGTGGAGGTTCCCGGAAGTGATCACAGCGGCCACAAAGGTATTCGCAGCTACGACGGAGCCGGATACGCGAACGAGAACCAGGAAGACGATGGCCATGGTCATCGTTCCGGTGATTCCGGACCTGGGGGCAAGACAGACCGGAACGGATGTCCCAAGTGCGAGAGGAAGTGGGAGGACGACGATTACTGGGAGAAAGAGGAGGACTGGCAGGAGCCGGAAGAGGAAGACGATGACTGCGACGACGGAGACGACGGACAGTACAGGCCGGAGCATCATTACGGTCACAAGAAGAGGCCTGGTGGATCTGGAAAAGTGCAGAAAGTCGGTGCACCAGGTGGAGAAGGACAACCGTGGGCTGGAGGTCCTTCTGGCGGCTCGGGACCAGTTAAAGGTGCCCCTACGAGCGGTGGAAGCCCTTCACCGGGTTCCCCATGGAACAAACCAACGACTGGACAACAGCCTGGACAGCAGCCTGGACAACAGCCTGGTCAACAACCGACTCAGCAGCCCGGGACTGGATGGAACGGTGTACCTGGAAGTGGCCCTCAGCCGAATCAACCCGCCGGAGGCTGGAACAATAAGCCCCAAACTGGTTCTCCATGCTCCGGTGCTGGTCAACCTGGCTCGAGCTGTAGTCAAG GCTCCAGCGGCGTTGGCCCCGTGAAGCAAGCGCCTCTGCCTGGTATACCAGCACCTACTTATCAGAGTCCTGCGACTAATCCTCAAGGATCGCCGGCTGGATGCACTCCCGGTGCTTACGGCAATTGTGGAAATAATCCTGATGGTCAATCTGGACCTCAAGGAACTCCTGCCGGCTCTCCGTACGGTGGATCAAATTCTGGACAACCAGGAAGTCCGAGCAGTCCTTGGAATTCAGGAAATCCGAAAGCTCCAGGCTCTCCAAGCCCTACAGGAAATCCGAGCAGTCCTTGGAATTCAGGAAATCCGAAAGCTCCAG GCGCTCCAAGCCCTACAGGAAATCAGCCACAGAACGACGCAAACGCGAACGCTGGCTCCAATGCTTATGCAGGAACGTCTCCTACAGGACCAGCTCCTGGACATGGACCGAATGCAGGACAAGGTCCCGGATCTAGCCCCGCGCCGACGTATAACCCACATTCTGGAGACAACAAACCAGATTCAGGTAGCGGGACACAGTGGCCTGGATCGCAAACTGGCAAACCGACCCCTGATCACGGAGGTTACAACCCGGCGAATGGAAAAGGACGAGGCAAACCGAATCACGGCAAGCCTAAACCTTCTGATGATGAAGAGAGCAAGATATTTCACATCAACGTGATTCCTGCACCAGGTAGTCCAACTGGCGTCAGACCCCATGGCACCACGAAGGCACCGTACGGTGGAACAGGTACAACAAAACCTACATTTGGCAATGGACCCTTGGAAACCGCACATCAACCGAACCTGTATGGTCAACCAACCACACAGAAACCTTCCTATCAGCCAGGACCTCATGACGGAACTGGAACTACAAAACTTGGGCCGTTCGGAGGTACTACGAAGTCTCCTAACCAACCGGGCCCTTACGGAGGAACCACAAAGCAACCCTATCAACCTGGTCCCTACGGTGGCCCTGAAACAAAGCCTGGTCAAAATCCTTATCAACCGGGACTACATGATGGAACTACAAAGCCAGCTTACCAACCAGGACCTCACGATGGAACAGAACCCACGAATCAGCCCTGTCAACCTGGATCTTACGGAGGATCATGCCCCACGAAGCAGCCCTATCAACCTGGTCCCTATAATGGCCCTGGAACACAACCTGGTCAAAATCCTTATCAACCTGGACCACATGCTGGAACAACAAAGCCAGCTTACCAACCAGGACCTCACGATGGAACAGGACCAACGAGTCAGCCCTGTCAACCTGGATCTCATGGTGGATCATGCCCCACGAAGCAGCCTTATCAACCTGGTCCCTATAATGGCCCTGGAACACAACCTGGTCAAAATCCTTATCAGCCAGGACCTCAGGATGGAGCAGGAACGCCAAACCAACCATATCAACCTGGATCTCACGATGGAACAGGACCCCCGAACCAGCCCTGTCAACCTGGATCTGACGGTGGATCATGCCCCACACAGCCGCATCAACCTGGTCCCTATAATGGCCCTGCAACACAACCTGGTCAAAATCCTTTCCAATCTGGACCTCAAGATGGCAGAGGCCCTACCAAGCAGCCCTATCAACCAGGTCAAAGTCCTTTCCAACCTGGACCTCAAGATGGAACAGGCCCCAGCAAGCAACCCTATCAACCCGGTCCCTTCGGTGGCCCAGGAACAAAGCCTGGTCAAAATCCTTTCCAACCTGGACCTCAAGATGGAACAGGCCCTAGCAAGCAGCCCTATCAACCAGGACAAAATCCTTTCCAACCTGGATCTCAAGATGGAACAGGCCCTAGCAAGCAGCCCTATCAACCAGGACAAAATCCTTTCCAATCTGGACCTCAAGATGGAACCGGCCCTAGCAAGCAGCCCTATCAACCAGGTCCCTTCGGAGGCCCTGGAACGAAGCCTGGTCAAAATCCTTTCCAACCTGGACCTCAAGATGGAACCGGCCCTAGCAAGCAGCCCTATCAACCAGGTCCCTTCGGAGGCCCTGGAACGAAGCCTGGTCAAAATCCTTTCCAACCTGGACCTCAAGATGGAACAGGCCCTAGCAAGCAGCCCTATCAACCAGGACAAAATCCTTTCCAACCTGGATCTCAAGATGGAACAGGCCCTAGCAAGCAGCCCTATCAACCAGGTCAAAATCCTTTCCAATCTGGACCTCAAGATGGAACCGGCCCTAGCAAGCAGCCCTATCAACCAGGTTCCTTCGGAGGCCCTGGAACGAAGCCTGGTCAAAATCCTTTCCAACCTGGACCTCAAGATGGAACCGGCCCCAGCAAGCAGCCCTATCAACCAGGTCCCTTCGGAGGCCCTGGAACGAAGCCTGGTCAAAATCCTTTCCAACCAGGACCTCAAGATGGAACAGGCCCCAGCAAGCAGCCCTACCAACCCGGTCCGTTTGGTGGCCCAGGAACGAGGCCTGGTCAGAATACTGACACCCAGAAACCTCTCAGCGAGCATCCTTCTGGCGGACCAGGTGGCTGTTCGGGTCAGTCTTGTGAAAGCGGAAGCGGAAGTGGATGCAGCGCGTCTCCAGATCAGAAGAAGCCTTGCGGAAGCGGTAGTGGATGCAGCGGGTCTCCGGATCAGAAAAGTCCTTGCGATCAAGGTGGTTCAACCGGTATAGACAAAGTTCTCGGTCCACTCGGCGACGGTAGCCCTAATGACCTTTCCCAGAATACACAGGGTGTATTCCCTGGAGGAAGTGGCCCTACTGTTGGAGGATCCAGTGGTCAAGGATGCGGTTACGGTGGCTGTAAACCTGGTTCATCAACACCTGGAGACCATGGTGCGCCTGGATCTTACGCGGAGAATCCTTTCTTGAGTGGAAAGGTGTCTGCCCCTGTCGGAG GCGACTCCCAACCGGAAATCACCACCAAGCCAATCGGCCTCGGCAACCCGTTCTTAGGCGGTGCAGTTGCAATTTCAGGTGCAGGATCCTGGTCAAATTCAGTCGGTAAACACGAATTCCCGCCGGGCGGAGACGCACCGAAGCCCATCGTCAAAGAGACGAACCCCTTCTTCGGGCCTGGAGCAGGATTTTCGCCAAGTAGCGCTGGAAACAGTGCACCTGCCGGTACGTTACCTGGGCATCAGGGCCCAGCAGGGTCACCTGGCGGAGCTGGTTCCCCTAATTTCAACGGCGCAGGGCATCCCGGTGGCACTGGATCCTACTATCCTCAGCCCGGTGGAAATTCTGGACTGAATGATGATCAACAGCAACATCAACATCCTCTAGCAACGATTCGTGGCTCTGGGAGCGGCGGCGGCGTCGGAGTTGGTCCCGGCAGCTTCGGAGCTACTCCAGGGGGCGGAGCCGGCTTTGGAGCGGGTGCAGGAGGCGGAGCTGGCTTTGGAACAGGTGCAGGAGGCGGAGCCGGCTTTGGGGCAGCTCCAGGGGGCGGAGTCGGCTTCGGTGGAGCGTTCGCCGGCGCGTTCAGCAACGCTCAATCCTCCGCAG GTGCAGGTGCACAGCCAGGTTTGGGCCTAGCCAATGGCGGAGGTTGGTCTGGGAGCAATGCTGCGAGTCACGCCGGAAGCGGAGCGTGGGCCTCGAGCGGGGCTTCCGCTTATGCGAGTAGCAACGCCGGCA GCTGGTCCGGCGGCGTCAAAGGATAA